In a single window of the Cucumis melo cultivar AY chromosome 11, USDA_Cmelo_AY_1.0, whole genome shotgun sequence genome:
- the LOC103496323 gene encoding probable galacturonosyltransferase 15 isoform X1, translating to MKFYISTTGIKRLTISNSNSNSTAALKSSPLSSTASLRRISTRSIFPLLLTLSILLPFFFLRFAFLLLESAAACSSSLDCSGWTLFPANHHASSRLSEELSRAIVDSKDSGTVGVEDGVASFNQLVKDMISKRQDMRAFALKTKAMLHTMEQKVKSARNRESVYWYLASHGVPKGLHCLSLKLAEEYAVNAKARARLPQPEYVSRLTDPLFRHVVLLTDNVLAASVVVSSAIRNSVEPHKLVFHIVTDKKTYTPMHAWFATNSVDDSVVVEIKGLHHFEWSEDVNSRVKDMLEIHRLIWKRYYDDFKGANFDFDGEDKRKLDVLSPSSLSLLNHLRIYVPELFPDLNKIVFLDDDVVVQHDLSSLWDINLGGNVFGAVLDSWCGDGCCSGRKYSHYLNFSYPLISSNFDPDRCTWLYGVNVFDLEAWRKTNITSTYHQWLKHNLNSGLALWIPGELAPSLMAFKDHMYPIDPSWHVARLGERPPQIFSKEILEDAAVVHFSGPAKPWLEIGSPEVRNIWNKHVNFSNKFIKRCRIME from the exons atgAAATTCTATATCTCCACCACCGGCATTAAACGACTCACCATTTCCAACTCCAACTCCAATTCCACTGCCGCTCTCAAGTCTTCTCCGCTCTCCTCCACGGCGTCCCTTCGTAGAATCTCCACTCGCTCTATTTTCCCCCTCCTTCTTACTCTCTCTATTCTTCtccctttctttttccttcgATTCGCTTTCCTGCTCCTCGAATCCGCCGCCGCTTGTTCTTCTTCTCTCG ATTGCTCTGGATGGACGCTTTTCCCCGCAAACCATCACGCCTCTTCG AGACTGAGCGAGGAATTATCAAGAGCAATTGTGGATTCAAAAGATAGTGGAACTGTGGGGGTAGAAGATGGAGTGGCATCCTTCAACCAGCTTGTCAAGGATATGATCTCTAAACGACAAGACATGCGGGCCTTCGCATTAAAGACTAAAGCTATG CTACACACTATGGAACAAAAGGTCAAATCTGCTAGAAATCGTGAATCTGTGTATTGGTATTTAGCTTCACATGGTGTTCCAAAGGGCCTACATTGTCTTTCTCTCAAACTTGCTGAAGAGTACGCTGTAAATGCCAAAGCTCGAGCTCGTTTGCCACAGCCTGAATACGTCTCTCGCCTTACCGATCCCTTATTTCGTCACGTTGTTCTCTTAACCGATAACGTCCTTGCTGCTTCTGTTGTTGTCTCTTCTGCTATTCGGAATTCGGTTGAACCTCATAAATTGGTGTTTCACATTGTCACAGACAAGAAAACTTACACGCCAATGCACGCCTGGTTTGCAACCAATTCAGTTGATGATTCGGTTGTGGTGGAAATTAAGGGACTGCATCACTTCGAATGGTCCGAGGATGTCAATAGCAGAGTTAAAGATATGTTGGAGATTCATCGCTTGATCTGGAAGCGTTACTATGATGATTTCAAAGGAGCTAACTTTGATTTTGATGgagaagataaaagaaaattggaTGTTCTTAGTCCCAGCAGTCTCTCCCTCTTGAATCACCTCCGCATTTATGTTCCCGAG CTGTTTCCAGATCTCAATAAGATCGTGTTCCTGGACGATGACGTTGTGGTACAACATGATCTGTCCTCTTTGTGGGACATAAACCTTGGTGGGAATGTTTTTGGTGCTGTCCTTGATTCTTGGTGTGGAGATGGTTGTTGTTCAGGAAGGAAATACAGCCACTACCTGAATTTCTCCTATCCTTTGATATCATCCAACTTTGATCCCGATCGCTGCACGTGGCTTTATGGCGTGAACGTTTTCGATCTCGAAGCTTGGAGAAAAACCAACATCACATCCACATATCACCAATGGCTGAAACAT AACCTCAATTCTGGATTGGCATTGTGGATTCCAGGGGAACTTGCTCCATCCTTGATGGCCTTTAAGGATCATATGTACCCCATTGATCCATCATGGCACGTAGCTCGATTAGGTGAAAGACCCCCACAAATTTTCTCCAAGGAGATCCTCGAAGATGCTGCGGTCGTACATTTCAGCGGCCCAGCAAAGCCGTGGCTTGAGATCGGGTCGCCAGAGGTACGAAACATATGGAATAAACATGTAAATTTCTCAAATAAGTTTATTAAAAGATGTAGAATAATGGAGTGA
- the LOC103496323 gene encoding probable galacturonosyltransferase 15 isoform X2 yields MKFYISTTGIKRLTISNSNSNSTAALKSSPLSSTASLRRISTRSIFPLLLTLSILLPFFFLRFAFLLLESAAACSSSLDCSGWTLFPANHHASSRLSEELSRAIVDSKDSGTVGVEDGVASFNQLVKDMISKRQDMRAFALKTKAMLHTMEQKVKSARNRESVYWYLASHGVPKGLHCLSLKLAEEYAVNAKARARLPQPEYVSRLTDPLFRHVVLLTDNVLAASVVVSSAIRNSVEPHKLVFHIVTDKKTYTPMHAWFATNSVDDSVVVEIKGLHHFEWSEDVNSRVKDMLEIHRLIWKRYYDDFKGANFDFDGEDKRKLDVLSPSSLSLLNHLRIYVPELFPDLNKIVFLDDDVVVQHDLSSLWDINLGGNVFGAVLDSWCGDGCCSGRKYSHYLNFSYPLISSNFDPDRCTWLYGVNVFDLEAWRKTNITSTYHQWLKHGNLLHP; encoded by the exons atgAAATTCTATATCTCCACCACCGGCATTAAACGACTCACCATTTCCAACTCCAACTCCAATTCCACTGCCGCTCTCAAGTCTTCTCCGCTCTCCTCCACGGCGTCCCTTCGTAGAATCTCCACTCGCTCTATTTTCCCCCTCCTTCTTACTCTCTCTATTCTTCtccctttctttttccttcgATTCGCTTTCCTGCTCCTCGAATCCGCCGCCGCTTGTTCTTCTTCTCTCG ATTGCTCTGGATGGACGCTTTTCCCCGCAAACCATCACGCCTCTTCG AGACTGAGCGAGGAATTATCAAGAGCAATTGTGGATTCAAAAGATAGTGGAACTGTGGGGGTAGAAGATGGAGTGGCATCCTTCAACCAGCTTGTCAAGGATATGATCTCTAAACGACAAGACATGCGGGCCTTCGCATTAAAGACTAAAGCTATG CTACACACTATGGAACAAAAGGTCAAATCTGCTAGAAATCGTGAATCTGTGTATTGGTATTTAGCTTCACATGGTGTTCCAAAGGGCCTACATTGTCTTTCTCTCAAACTTGCTGAAGAGTACGCTGTAAATGCCAAAGCTCGAGCTCGTTTGCCACAGCCTGAATACGTCTCTCGCCTTACCGATCCCTTATTTCGTCACGTTGTTCTCTTAACCGATAACGTCCTTGCTGCTTCTGTTGTTGTCTCTTCTGCTATTCGGAATTCGGTTGAACCTCATAAATTGGTGTTTCACATTGTCACAGACAAGAAAACTTACACGCCAATGCACGCCTGGTTTGCAACCAATTCAGTTGATGATTCGGTTGTGGTGGAAATTAAGGGACTGCATCACTTCGAATGGTCCGAGGATGTCAATAGCAGAGTTAAAGATATGTTGGAGATTCATCGCTTGATCTGGAAGCGTTACTATGATGATTTCAAAGGAGCTAACTTTGATTTTGATGgagaagataaaagaaaattggaTGTTCTTAGTCCCAGCAGTCTCTCCCTCTTGAATCACCTCCGCATTTATGTTCCCGAG CTGTTTCCAGATCTCAATAAGATCGTGTTCCTGGACGATGACGTTGTGGTACAACATGATCTGTCCTCTTTGTGGGACATAAACCTTGGTGGGAATGTTTTTGGTGCTGTCCTTGATTCTTGGTGTGGAGATGGTTGTTGTTCAGGAAGGAAATACAGCCACTACCTGAATTTCTCCTATCCTTTGATATCATCCAACTTTGATCCCGATCGCTGCACGTGGCTTTATGGCGTGAACGTTTTCGATCTCGAAGCTTGGAGAAAAACCAACATCACATCCACATATCACCAATGGCTGAAACAT GGGAACTTGCTCCATCCTTGA